DNA from Oncorhynchus masou masou isolate Uvic2021 chromosome 5, UVic_Omas_1.1, whole genome shotgun sequence:
GTTTAAAAACCAACAGACCCACCTTCCATGACAGTCCATACTGTCTGTCCCCATCAATCTCCTGTTGACAGAAAGCTCGCACAGTCAGGCAATGATTCCTCCAGAGGTGGTCGCTGTCTTCAATGATGTGGTGCCACAGTTTGCAGGTCAACAATGCACAACATAAGCTGCCAATGTCCAGTTCACTAAAAATCTTCAAGCTCATTTCCGTGGGCAGCATTTCGGCAAAGTTGTGTGGGCATGTCTCTGTGGCAGAGGTCAAAGTGGGCCTTCTTTCACAGACAAAATAGGCATTGGAGATCCTTTTGGAGACATACATGCTGCATAGTTCAGTGTCCCACACTTTGATTTAACAGTGGCCCTGTGAATAAGGTTTGATAATGAGCAAGGGCATA
Protein-coding regions in this window:
- the LOC135539390 gene encoding F-box only protein 48; this encodes MYVSKRISNAYFVCERRPTLTSATETCPHNFAEMLPTEMSLKIFSELDIGSLCCALLTCKLWHHIIEDSDHLWRNHCLTVRAFCQQEIDGDRQYGLSWKVTLVRNYRRGFLKSEWLRGRYSNIHSADELLDRNMCSLDVETWGEILEAELER